A single genomic interval of Solimonas sp. K1W22B-7 harbors:
- a CDS encoding helix-turn-helix domain-containing protein, translated as MSVAGPRIHTYLWDRCFLLQGHEYELDRRHNPYHRPSATLLVAHEGSFELGINGEPPREYEAVLLPVNIQRDWITSHGRPFTIADAGVSSQAYLRLAPYLSPGQPRVLAPALRDRLRGLLARHDPGVLDVEAAVLLFGAAVDACCDPPRPPLRREPRILRVMEQIERLPLDQLSHEDLSQEAQLSASRLRALFQRHVGCTISQYMRWVAGSKAAEMWREGSSFTDIALAAGFYDLAHADRVMNEIFGMNPTVMTDPRLYQLHFRR; from the coding sequence ATGAGCGTAGCGGGCCCGCGGATACACACCTACCTGTGGGACCGCTGCTTCCTGCTGCAGGGCCATGAGTACGAGCTGGACCGGCGCCACAATCCCTACCATCGCCCGTCGGCGACGCTGCTGGTGGCGCACGAGGGCAGTTTCGAGCTGGGCATCAATGGCGAGCCGCCGCGCGAGTACGAGGCGGTGCTGCTGCCGGTCAACATCCAGCGCGACTGGATCACCAGCCATGGCCGCCCCTTCACCATCGCGGACGCGGGCGTCAGCAGTCAGGCCTACCTGCGGCTGGCGCCCTACCTGTCCCCGGGGCAGCCGCGGGTGCTGGCGCCGGCGTTGCGCGACCGGCTGCGCGGCCTGCTGGCGCGGCATGATCCGGGAGTGCTGGACGTCGAGGCGGCGGTGCTCCTGTTCGGCGCCGCCGTGGATGCCTGTTGCGATCCGCCGCGGCCGCCGCTGCGGCGCGAGCCGCGCATCCTGCGAGTGATGGAGCAGATCGAGCGCCTGCCGCTGGACCAGCTCTCGCACGAGGACCTGTCGCAGGAGGCGCAGCTCTCGGCCTCGCGCCTGCGCGCCCTGTTCCAGCGCCATGTCGGCTGCACCATCTCGCAGTACATGCGCTGGGTTGCCGGCTCGAAAGCGGCGGAGATGTGGCGCGAGGGCAGCAGCTTCACCGACATCGCCCTGGCCGCCGGCTTCTACGACCTGGCCCATGCCGACCGTGTGATGAACGAGATCTTCGGCATGAATCCCACGGTCATGACCGATCCGCGGCTGTACCAGCTGCACTTCCGGCGTTAG
- a CDS encoding quinone oxidoreductase family protein — MAKAIRIARTGGPEVMEYRDVDVAAPLPGEVRVQQAACGLNFIDVYHRNGTYRQPLPGSLGLEAAGTVLEVGPGVEQLRVGDRVAYAGGPVGAYASERCMPAAPVVKLPDAISFETAAAMMLQGLTVQYLFRRTFMLRGGETILFHSAAGGVGLIACQWARALGVTMIGTVSSDEKAELANAAGCTHVVNTRRENFVERVRELTAGRGVPVVYDGVGKDTFTGSLDCLARLGMMVSYGGASGPVPPFALSELSSRGSLFITRPTLFDYIAQRSDLEAMASELFYMVGSGKIAIDIRQRYPLAEAARAHEELEARRTTGSTILLP; from the coding sequence ATGGCCAAGGCGATCAGGATTGCACGGACCGGCGGACCGGAAGTGATGGAGTACCGCGACGTGGACGTGGCGGCGCCGCTCCCCGGCGAGGTGCGCGTGCAGCAGGCGGCCTGCGGCCTGAACTTCATCGACGTCTACCACCGCAACGGCACCTATCGCCAGCCCCTGCCCGGCAGCCTGGGCCTGGAAGCGGCCGGCACGGTGCTGGAGGTCGGCCCCGGCGTGGAGCAGCTGCGCGTCGGCGACCGCGTGGCCTATGCCGGCGGCCCGGTCGGCGCCTACGCCAGCGAGCGCTGCATGCCCGCGGCACCGGTGGTCAAGCTGCCCGATGCGATCTCCTTCGAGACCGCCGCGGCGATGATGCTGCAGGGCCTCACCGTGCAGTACCTGTTCCGCCGCACGTTCATGCTGCGCGGCGGCGAGACCATCCTGTTCCATTCCGCCGCCGGCGGTGTCGGCCTGATCGCCTGCCAGTGGGCCCGCGCGCTGGGCGTCACCATGATCGGCACGGTCAGCTCCGACGAGAAGGCCGAGCTGGCGAATGCAGCCGGCTGCACCCATGTCGTCAACACCCGTCGCGAGAACTTCGTCGAGCGCGTCCGCGAGCTCACTGCCGGCCGCGGCGTGCCGGTGGTCTACGACGGCGTCGGCAAGGACACCTTCACCGGCTCGCTCGACTGCCTGGCCAGGCTCGGCATGATGGTGTCCTACGGCGGCGCCTCCGGCCCGGTGCCGCCCTTCGCGCTCAGCGAACTGAGCTCGCGCGGCTCGCTGTTCATCACCCGCCCGACGCTGTTCGACTACATCGCCCAGCGCAGCGATCTGGAAGCGATGGCGTCGGAACTGTTCTACATGGTCGGCAGCGGCAAGATCGCCATCGACATCCGCCAGCGCTATCCGCTGGCGGAGGCCGCGAGGGCACACGAGGAACTGGAGGCACGCCGTACGACGGGATCGACGATCCTGCTGCCCTGA
- a CDS encoding extracellular medium-chain-length polyhydroxyalkanoate depolymerase translates to MTMRFLLLAAVLAASVPAAQAASPCTDTVTGTSHTLSCSYQSKTVTSNYGIPRIVRYQVPEGTPPAGGWPAVVMMQPSVFPIFWSAPDYTPAGAFHQVRSIKVLLEAGYAVVEPPTNWLRLYQFWDTNVGFGSDFNYPTTDDYGFLTKVFNGIAAQQYGPINAAKLYATGMSSGGYNTSRMAVSFQGRFRALAIQSGSYATCLGPICNIPATLPYNHPPTLFLHGANDNVVPVNTMEAYFNKLQAQGVDVRKVMVAGKAHEYFAETPEEILNWFQTH, encoded by the coding sequence ATGACCATGCGATTCCTGTTGCTTGCCGCCGTCCTGGCGGCTTCCGTACCCGCGGCCCAGGCCGCTTCACCCTGTACCGACACCGTCACCGGCACCTCGCACACGCTGAGCTGCAGCTACCAGAGCAAGACCGTTACCTCGAACTACGGCATTCCGCGCATCGTGCGCTACCAGGTGCCGGAGGGCACGCCGCCGGCGGGCGGTTGGCCCGCGGTGGTGATGATGCAGCCGAGCGTGTTCCCGATCTTCTGGTCCGCCCCGGACTACACCCCGGCCGGCGCCTTCCACCAGGTGCGCAGCATCAAGGTCCTGCTCGAGGCCGGCTACGCCGTGGTCGAGCCGCCGACCAACTGGCTGCGCCTCTACCAGTTCTGGGACACCAACGTCGGCTTTGGCAGCGACTTCAACTACCCCACCACCGATGACTACGGATTCCTGACCAAGGTCTTCAACGGTATCGCGGCGCAGCAGTACGGCCCGATCAACGCCGCGAAGCTGTACGCCACCGGCATGTCCAGCGGCGGCTACAACACCTCGCGCATGGCGGTGAGCTTCCAGGGCCGCTTCCGCGCCCTGGCGATCCAGTCGGGCTCCTACGCCACCTGCCTGGGTCCCATCTGCAACATCCCGGCCACACTGCCCTACAACCACCCGCCGACGCTGTTCCTGCACGGCGCCAACGACAACGTCGTGCCGGTCAACACCATGGAGGCCTACTTCAACAAGCTGCAGGCCCAGGGTGTCGATGTCCGCAAGGTGATGGTGGCGGGCAAGGCCCACGAGTATTTCGCGGAAACGCCGGAAGAGATCCTGAACTGGTTCCAGACGCACTGA
- a CDS encoding esterase/lipase family protein — MNKTLLPLLAALCLAACGGNPSGAAPEDTLKEGTAPAAMDLGPALQVPLPELEKALTCTPDMLTATRDVVLITPAFTNDVDSFGWNYLRQLPALGIPTCSLAIPGHGFDDLQIAAEYVVHAVRKINAQSGRKLVLFGHQHGPLDEMWALKFWPDLASKVSSYISLATPHNGTVAAKYACMSFRRCPPSVWQIAAGSKFLAALKARPLPPGLAYTSISTNFDEVILPQPAASALQGGTQIVLQQLCAGRPIEHFTILADRVTYELVLDAINHPGQPADPARLEPGFCSGPLYMPGVINPASAIAALKGFGTFSFDFLIAVPVRGLAQEPPLREYALGP, encoded by the coding sequence ATGAACAAAACCCTGCTGCCGCTGCTGGCGGCCCTCTGTCTCGCCGCCTGTGGCGGGAATCCTTCGGGTGCTGCGCCAGAGGACACACTCAAGGAGGGCACCGCCCCTGCCGCCATGGACCTGGGGCCAGCGCTGCAGGTGCCATTGCCGGAACTTGAAAAGGCGCTGACCTGCACGCCCGACATGCTCACCGCCACACGCGACGTGGTGCTGATCACCCCCGCCTTCACCAACGACGTGGATTCCTTCGGCTGGAACTACCTGCGCCAGCTGCCGGCGCTGGGAATCCCCACCTGCAGCCTGGCCATTCCCGGCCATGGCTTCGACGACCTGCAGATCGCCGCGGAGTACGTGGTGCATGCCGTGCGCAAGATCAACGCGCAGAGCGGCCGCAAGCTGGTGCTGTTCGGTCACCAGCATGGTCCTCTGGACGAGATGTGGGCACTGAAATTCTGGCCCGACCTGGCGTCGAAGGTGTCCAGCTACATCTCGCTGGCGACGCCGCACAATGGCACCGTCGCTGCGAAATACGCCTGCATGAGCTTCCGCCGCTGCCCGCCGTCGGTCTGGCAGATCGCCGCCGGCTCGAAGTTCCTGGCGGCGCTCAAAGCACGGCCGCTGCCGCCAGGGCTGGCATACACCTCGATCTCCACCAACTTCGACGAGGTGATCCTGCCGCAACCGGCGGCCAGCGCCTTGCAGGGTGGTACTCAGATCGTGCTGCAGCAGCTCTGCGCCGGGCGGCCGATCGAGCACTTCACGATCCTGGCCGATCGCGTGACCTACGAGTTGGTGCTGGACGCCATCAACCACCCCGGCCAGCCCGCCGACCCGGCGCGCCTGGAGCCTGGCTTCTGCTCGGGGCCGCTGTACATGCCGGGCGTGATCAACCCGGCCAGCGCCATCGCCGCGTTGAAGGGCTTCGGCACTTTCTCCTTCGACTTCCTGATCGCCGTGCCGGTACGCGGCCTGGCGCAGGAACCGCCGCTGCGCGAATACGCGCTGGGGCCGTAA
- a CDS encoding LysR family transcriptional regulator, translating into MLSSDELALLEAIRESGSLSRAAARLGKAPSTISHAARQLEGRFDALLFDRRRYRLQLTPAGQLLAQEAARLTLDVARLTQRVKQVAGGWEDRLRIVSDEIIEFDTLLPVVRSFQALGSGVSLRFGHEVLAGTWEALREGRADLVIGATNEPPAIPKLRWHELGVMEWVFAVSPRHPLAKVAEPLERETIAAHCAIVVADSSRRVDARGYGVLGGQATLAVATMRAKILAQRDGLGVGWLPRARVAALLKRGELLEKRTADPREPNTLYAAWSGEHEGRALKWWVEQIRQPRLAERLVRGIDSFA; encoded by the coding sequence ATGTTGTCCTCCGACGAACTGGCCCTGCTGGAAGCGATCCGCGAAAGCGGCAGCCTGTCGCGCGCCGCCGCCCGCCTGGGCAAGGCACCTTCCACCATCTCGCATGCCGCGCGGCAGCTGGAGGGGCGCTTCGACGCCCTGCTGTTCGACCGCCGCCGCTATCGCCTGCAGCTCACCCCGGCCGGCCAGCTGCTGGCGCAGGAGGCGGCGCGGCTGACGCTGGACGTGGCGCGGCTGACCCAGCGCGTGAAGCAGGTGGCGGGCGGCTGGGAGGACCGGCTGCGCATCGTCAGCGACGAGATCATCGAGTTCGACACCCTGCTGCCGGTGGTGCGCAGCTTCCAGGCCCTGGGCTCGGGCGTGAGCCTGCGCTTCGGCCACGAGGTGCTGGCCGGCACCTGGGAGGCCCTGCGCGAGGGCCGTGCCGACCTGGTGATCGGCGCCACCAACGAGCCGCCGGCGATTCCCAAGCTGCGCTGGCATGAACTGGGCGTGATGGAATGGGTCTTCGCGGTGTCGCCGCGCCATCCGCTGGCCAAGGTGGCGGAACCGCTGGAACGCGAGACCATCGCGGCACACTGCGCCATCGTGGTGGCCGACTCCTCGCGCCGCGTCGATGCACGCGGCTATGGCGTGCTCGGCGGACAAGCGACGCTGGCGGTGGCGACGATGCGCGCGAAGATCCTGGCACAGCGTGACGGCCTGGGCGTGGGCTGGCTGCCGAGGGCGCGCGTTGCCGCGCTGCTCAAGCGCGGCGAACTGCTGGAAAAGCGCACGGCCGATCCGCGCGAGCCGAACACGCTCTATGCCGCCTGGAGCGGTGAGCACGAGGGCCGTGCACTGAAGTGGTGGGTGGAGCAGATCCGCCAGCCGCGCCTGGCGGAACGGCTGGTGCGCGGGATCGACAGCTTCGCCTGA
- a CDS encoding putative bifunctional diguanylate cyclase/phosphodiesterase has translation MDGWSLPEARAPRPGDRLQQRLRHAIEAQQFELVYQPIYAARSQRLLAAEALLRWHEPQLGPVSPGVFIPVAERSTLILQIDQFVLSSVIAQLRAWREAGLPSLPVSVNLSARQLQSSGFAARLEAMLGEAGVAPQLLQLEITEHALIDDRGRAARNLLEGAELGLSFALDDFGTGQSSFSQLRHLPIQRLKIDREFVDGIDADPRDQKIVRAIVAMAHALGVDVVAEGVETEAEMNTLRRVRCDALQGFLLGRPMSAESLAGLLAAPAA, from the coding sequence ATGGATGGCTGGAGCCTTCCCGAGGCCCGGGCGCCGCGCCCTGGCGACCGCCTGCAGCAGCGCCTGCGCCATGCCATCGAGGCGCAGCAGTTCGAGCTGGTCTACCAACCCATCTATGCCGCCCGCTCGCAGCGCCTGCTGGCGGCCGAGGCCCTGCTGCGCTGGCATGAGCCGCAGCTCGGGCCGGTGAGCCCCGGCGTGTTCATCCCGGTGGCCGAGCGCAGCACGCTGATCCTGCAGATCGACCAGTTCGTGCTGTCCAGTGTCATCGCGCAGCTGCGCGCGTGGCGCGAGGCTGGCCTGCCGTCGCTGCCGGTGTCGGTCAACCTCTCGGCGCGGCAGCTGCAGAGCAGCGGTTTCGCCGCGCGCCTGGAGGCCATGCTGGGCGAGGCCGGCGTGGCGCCGCAGCTGCTGCAGCTGGAGATCACCGAACACGCCCTGATCGACGACCGTGGCCGTGCCGCGCGCAACCTGCTGGAAGGCGCCGAGCTGGGCCTGAGCTTCGCGCTGGACGATTTCGGCACCGGCCAGTCCTCGTTCTCGCAGCTGCGCCACCTGCCGATCCAGCGCCTCAAGATCGATCGCGAATTCGTCGACGGCATCGACGCCGACCCGCGCGACCAGAAGATCGTGCGCGCCATCGTCGCCATGGCCCATGCCCTGGGAGTGGACGTGGTTGCCGAGGGCGTCGAGACCGAGGCCGAGATGAACACCTTGCGCCGCGTGCGCTGCGATGCCCTGCAGGGTTTCCTGCTGGGGCGCCCGATGTCGGCCGAATCACTTGCTGGATTGCTCGCGGCGCCTGCCGCCTGA
- a CDS encoding SRPBCC family protein, producing MAQTLASRTLSIGIDRDWREVYEFTHQPRNFPRWASGLADSLKQQGDHWIATAPEGQVKVWFTPRNDYGVLDHRVELPGGVVAYVPLRVIENGPGAEVLLTLFRLPDMDDATFSRDAKWVAKDLAALKGLLERKR from the coding sequence ATGGCCCAAACACTTGCTTCCCGCACGCTCAGCATCGGCATCGACCGGGATTGGCGCGAGGTCTACGAATTCACCCACCAGCCGCGCAATTTTCCGCGCTGGGCCAGCGGCCTGGCCGATTCGCTGAAGCAGCAGGGCGATCACTGGATCGCCACCGCGCCGGAAGGGCAGGTGAAGGTCTGGTTCACCCCACGCAACGACTACGGCGTGCTCGATCACCGCGTGGAACTGCCCGGCGGCGTGGTGGCCTATGTCCCGCTGCGCGTGATCGAGAATGGCCCGGGCGCCGAGGTGCTGCTGACGCTGTTCCGCCTGCCGGACATGGACGACGCCACGTTTTCGCGCGACGCCAAGTGGGTCGCCAAGGACCTGGCGGCGCTGAAGGGCCTGCTGGAACGGAAGAGGTAG
- a CDS encoding TonB-dependent siderophore receptor, producing the protein MTFPRKSRRLAGKQIPVLLSCLLTLPAMAAEEGKPEAGGEEAVSMAPVVVSGSADHPYAVKDTAAATRLPLTLKETPQSVTVVTRERMDDQNLQSTRDVLDNTTGIYSYAYDTERVVFTARGFVIDNLLYDNVPGASVNSTGSVDETIDTAFYDRIEIVRGATGLLSGAGSPSAAINLVRKRADSRTFEASTSLSAGSWDDYRAVADLSTPLTSDGDVRARVVGVYQNRESFQDLYSKEHQAFYGTVNADLGPNTLLTLGYDYLETQPQGNTWGSFPLFFSDGTPTDWRRSITTATDWSFWNKRTETQFAELQQRFDNGWSIRSTLTHRDFGGDLALFYVYGFPDPVTGEGLVPFAYRSKESGQQNSLDIYANGPFELFGRKHELVVGATGSRLKQRGYVYAAPDSLPDTGNFFEWDGSYPEPDFADTADLITHITTDQAAVYAAARFSLADRLKLIAGLRHTKWKTDYFDIYSDDRAYVHEHNPTVPYAGLIYDLTPQWSAFSSYTEIFKPQNSLDREGRFLDPTTGQSVEVGIKGEHFDGRLNTALTLFDTRQDKVAVTDAEIDPDTGSPYTVPGRPALAASVAVDGTRSQGFELEASGQLAKGWNLSVGWSNFELEGPDGEAIRRYVPRTLIRTYTSWNPQGAWNKLTLGGGVNWQSKSTAVPIETPTGVTSIEQRDVTLVSLLARYQVTRNLSLQLNGNNLLDKTYYVLDEYGNLYYGTPANGTVTVNFRF; encoded by the coding sequence ATGACCTTTCCCCGAAAATCCCGCCGGCTGGCCGGCAAGCAGATTCCCGTCCTGTTGTCCTGCCTGCTGACCCTGCCCGCCATGGCCGCGGAAGAGGGGAAGCCTGAAGCGGGTGGCGAAGAAGCCGTGAGCATGGCCCCGGTGGTCGTGTCGGGCAGCGCCGACCATCCCTATGCCGTGAAGGACACGGCCGCCGCCACGCGCCTGCCGCTGACGCTGAAGGAGACCCCGCAGTCGGTCACCGTGGTCACGCGCGAGCGCATGGACGACCAGAACCTGCAGAGCACGCGTGACGTGCTGGACAACACCACGGGCATCTACTCCTACGCCTACGATACCGAGCGCGTGGTGTTTACCGCGCGCGGTTTCGTGATCGACAACCTGCTGTACGACAACGTGCCGGGCGCTTCGGTCAACAGTACCGGCTCGGTGGACGAGACGATCGACACCGCGTTCTACGACCGCATCGAGATCGTGCGCGGCGCCACCGGCCTGCTGTCCGGCGCCGGCAGCCCCTCGGCGGCCATCAACCTGGTGCGCAAGCGTGCCGACAGCCGCACGTTCGAGGCTTCCACCTCACTCAGTGCCGGCTCCTGGGACGACTACCGTGCCGTTGCCGACCTGTCGACGCCGCTGACCAGCGACGGTGACGTGCGCGCGCGCGTGGTGGGCGTCTACCAGAACCGCGAGTCCTTCCAGGACCTGTACAGCAAGGAGCATCAGGCGTTCTATGGCACGGTGAATGCCGACCTGGGGCCGAACACGCTGCTGACCCTGGGTTACGACTATCTGGAGACGCAGCCGCAGGGCAATACCTGGGGCTCCTTCCCGCTGTTCTTCAGCGACGGCACGCCGACGGACTGGCGCCGTTCGATCACCACCGCCACCGACTGGAGCTTCTGGAACAAGCGCACCGAAACCCAGTTCGCCGAGTTGCAACAGCGTTTCGACAACGGCTGGTCGATCCGCTCGACGCTGACACACCGCGATTTCGGCGGCGACCTGGCCCTGTTCTACGTCTATGGCTTCCCCGATCCGGTCACCGGCGAGGGCCTGGTGCCCTTCGCCTACCGCAGCAAGGAGAGCGGCCAGCAGAACTCCCTGGATATCTACGCCAACGGCCCCTTCGAGCTGTTCGGCCGCAAGCATGAACTGGTGGTGGGCGCGACCGGCTCGCGTCTGAAGCAGCGCGGCTATGTCTACGCCGCCCCGGATTCGTTGCCCGATACCGGCAACTTCTTCGAGTGGGATGGCTCCTACCCGGAGCCGGATTTCGCCGATACCGCCGACCTGATCACGCATATCACCACCGACCAGGCGGCGGTATATGCCGCCGCACGCTTCTCACTGGCGGATCGCCTCAAGCTGATCGCCGGCCTGCGCCACACGAAGTGGAAAACCGATTACTTCGACATCTATTCCGACGACCGTGCCTACGTTCACGAGCACAATCCCACCGTGCCGTATGCGGGGTTGATCTATGACCTCACGCCGCAGTGGTCGGCCTTCAGCAGCTACACCGAGATCTTCAAGCCGCAGAACAGCCTCGATCGCGAGGGTCGCTTCCTCGACCCAACCACCGGCCAGAGCGTCGAGGTCGGCATCAAGGGCGAGCACTTCGACGGCCGTCTCAACACCGCGCTGACCTTGTTCGATACGCGGCAGGACAAGGTTGCGGTGACCGACGCCGAGATCGATCCGGACACAGGGTCGCCCTATACCGTGCCGGGTCGTCCCGCCCTGGCGGCCTCGGTGGCCGTCGACGGCACCCGCAGCCAAGGCTTTGAGCTGGAGGCTTCGGGGCAGCTGGCCAAGGGCTGGAACCTGTCGGTCGGCTGGTCCAATTTCGAGCTGGAGGGCCCGGATGGCGAGGCCATCCGCCGCTATGTGCCGCGTACCCTGATCCGCACCTACACCAGCTGGAACCCGCAGGGAGCCTGGAACAAGCTGACGCTCGGCGGCGGCGTGAACTGGCAGTCCAAGAGCACCGCGGTGCCGATCGAGACGCCTACCGGCGTCACCTCGATCGAACAGCGCGACGTGACCCTGGTCAGCCTGCTGGCGCGCTACCAGGTGACCAGGAACCTGTCTCTGCAGCTCAACGGCAACAACCTGCTCGACAAGACGTACTACGTGCTCGACGAGTACGGCAACCTGTACTACGGCACGCCGGCCAACGGCACCGTGACGGTGAACTTCCGCTTCTGA
- a CDS encoding lipase family protein, protein MLQTVRGLKWAGYSLLLALALALAGCGGGSSGTGGSGVVQAGAELLKRVPFAPTPDPDAFYAQPEPFPVDAPPGTLLNSRRITFRPGLSVPMANAAWQLQYVTRDAQGRPIAAVTTVVKPLLPALAFGGRKPVVSYQFAYDSLGAECTPSRTISGGTANANNQLETLSYILGLTAEGWTMVMPDYEGPYSAYGAGEFSGQATLDSIRAALSFEELGLSPDSPVALWGYSGGALATAWAAALHPGYAPELNLVGAASGGTPADVFSVVQAAEGGPFFNLIFSAVVGANRAYPNLLPASIINEAGRAAIEKVRDGCVGGGGVLGIGLGGARLSDYTTHPDPFNSPGALAVKPKVTLPQPGRTPTIDMFIYHEIFDELIPIAGTDKLVEQWCADGAHIRYLRALGGEHITGVVTGAPQALLYVTSRFAGGALDPLATLGSSRCN, encoded by the coding sequence ATGTTGCAGACGGTTCGTGGGCTGAAGTGGGCGGGGTATTCGCTGCTGCTGGCGCTGGCGCTGGCGCTGGCGGGCTGCGGGGGCGGCAGCAGCGGCACCGGAGGCTCCGGTGTCGTCCAGGCCGGTGCCGAGCTGCTCAAGCGCGTGCCCTTCGCGCCGACGCCGGATCCCGATGCCTTCTATGCCCAGCCCGAGCCCTTCCCGGTGGATGCTCCGCCGGGCACCCTGCTGAATTCGCGCAGGATCACGTTCCGGCCCGGCCTGTCGGTGCCGATGGCCAACGCCGCCTGGCAGCTGCAGTACGTCACCCGCGATGCCCAGGGCCGGCCGATCGCCGCGGTGACCACCGTGGTCAAGCCGCTGCTGCCGGCACTGGCCTTCGGCGGCAGGAAGCCGGTGGTGTCCTACCAGTTCGCCTATGACAGCCTTGGCGCGGAATGCACGCCCTCGCGCACGATCAGCGGCGGCACCGCCAATGCCAACAACCAGCTGGAAACGCTCAGCTACATCCTCGGCCTGACCGCCGAGGGCTGGACCATGGTGATGCCCGATTACGAGGGGCCGTACAGCGCCTACGGTGCCGGCGAGTTTTCCGGCCAGGCGACGCTGGACAGCATCCGCGCCGCGCTGTCCTTCGAGGAACTGGGCCTGAGCCCGGATTCGCCGGTCGCGCTCTGGGGCTACTCCGGCGGCGCCCTGGCCACGGCCTGGGCCGCCGCGCTGCATCCCGGGTACGCCCCGGAACTGAACCTGGTGGGCGCCGCCTCCGGCGGCACGCCGGCCGACGTGTTCAGCGTGGTGCAGGCCGCCGAGGGCGGCCCGTTCTTCAACCTGATCTTCAGTGCCGTGGTCGGCGCCAACCGGGCCTATCCCAATCTGCTCCCGGCATCCATCATCAATGAGGCCGGGCGCGCGGCGATCGAGAAGGTCAGGGATGGCTGTGTCGGCGGTGGGGGCGTGCTGGGCATCGGCCTCGGCGGCGCCCGCCTGTCGGACTACACCACGCATCCCGATCCCTTCAACTCGCCGGGGGCGCTGGCGGTGAAGCCCAAGGTGACACTGCCGCAGCCGGGGCGCACGCCGACGATCGACATGTTCATCTACCATGAGATCTTCGACGAGCTGATCCCCATCGCCGGCACCGACAAGCTGGTGGAGCAGTGGTGCGCCGACGGCGCCCACATCCGCTACCTGCGCGCGCTGGGCGGCGAGCACATCACCGGCGTGGTCACCGGGGCGCCGCAGGCATTGCTCTACGTCACCAGCCGTTTCGCCGGCGGCGCGCTGGATCCGCTGGCCACCCTGGGGTCGAGCCGTTGCAACTAG